A region from the Deinococcus betulae genome encodes:
- a CDS encoding threonine aldolase family protein, with the protein MTLPVLADLRSDTVTTPTPAMREAMAQAPVGDDVYGEDPTVNALQAEVARLTGHEAGLFMPSGTMTNQVAIALHTRRGEEVICAEGSHIYEWELGMMATFSGVVPRFVPAPLGVPAPEDVRAAVRRSVHQSPSGVIVLENTHNKAGGTIIPPEVVHQIRAVATEEGLPFHLDGARVYNAAVALGVELHEITGMFDTVSVCLSKGLGAPVGSVLTGSAAAMKQAHRYRKMMGGGMRQAGVLAAAALVALREGPARLAEDHRRARVLAEALVNAGFEVNLAAVQTNIVYATVPDAAGRAAAWAERGVLANALGPESVRFVLHHQIDDEALDRALEVLTA; encoded by the coding sequence ATGACCTTGCCCGTTTTGGCTGACCTGCGCTCGGATACTGTCACTACGCCTACGCCCGCTATGCGCGAGGCGATGGCCCAGGCCCCGGTGGGCGACGATGTCTACGGTGAAGACCCTACGGTGAATGCTCTACAGGCCGAGGTCGCGCGCTTGACTGGGCACGAGGCCGGTCTCTTTATGCCGTCGGGCACCATGACCAATCAGGTGGCTATCGCCCTGCACACCCGCCGGGGCGAGGAAGTCATCTGCGCCGAAGGCTCGCACATCTATGAGTGGGAACTGGGCATGATGGCCACCTTCAGCGGCGTGGTGCCGCGCTTTGTGCCCGCGCCGCTGGGGGTGCCGGCGCCAGAGGATGTGCGCGCGGCCGTGCGGCGTAGTGTTCACCAGTCACCCAGTGGCGTGATCGTGCTGGAAAACACCCACAACAAGGCCGGGGGCACCATCATCCCGCCAGAGGTGGTGCATCAGATTCGCGCAGTGGCCACCGAAGAGGGGTTGCCTTTCCATCTGGACGGCGCGCGCGTCTACAACGCAGCGGTGGCTTTGGGCGTAGAGCTGCACGAGATTACGGGCATGTTCGACACCGTCAGCGTGTGCCTCAGCAAAGGTTTGGGCGCCCCGGTGGGCAGCGTGCTGACCGGCTCGGCCGCCGCCATGAAACAGGCGCACCGCTATCGCAAGATGATGGGCGGCGGCATGCGGCAGGCGGGGGTGCTGGCCGCCGCCGCACTGGTGGCCCTGCGCGAAGGCCCGGCCCGGCTGGCCGAGGACCACCGCCGCGCCCGCGTGCTGGCCGAAGCCCTGGTGAATGCCGGATTTGAGGTGAACCTGGCAGCCGTGCAGACGAACATCGTGTACGCCACCGTGCCGGACGCGGCGGGCCGTGCAGCCGCCTGGGCCGAACGCGGTGTGCTGGCTAACGCCCTGGGGCCAGAGTCCGTGCGCTTCGTGTTGCACCACCAGATTGACGATGAAGCCCTGGACCGCGCGCTTGAGGTGCTGACGGCCTAG
- a CDS encoding chlorite dismutase family protein: protein MMVDLDPSGQVTQREPDRAQRQFLNYAFFKLDPAFRRLPQSEREEIRAEFLAAAQGWVEDAPAEKGLIQRPYSLVGVRGDVDFMLWRIAFDVREFQEAQGRLNRTRLMGYLTQPYNFVSMNKRSQYVNRVEGSGHGLEILPGQGKFLFIYPFVKTRAWYDLTPHSRQGMMDEHIFASGPFKGVRINTSYSYGIDDQEFVVSFDSDHPQEFVDLVHRLRYTEASMYTLQDTPMFTCVKKDLGEVLADLG, encoded by the coding sequence ATGATGGTGGACCTGGACCCCAGCGGTCAGGTAACCCAGAGAGAACCGGACCGCGCCCAGCGGCAGTTTCTGAACTACGCCTTTTTCAAGCTGGACCCCGCCTTCCGCCGCCTGCCCCAGAGCGAGCGCGAAGAGATCCGGGCCGAGTTTCTGGCCGCCGCCCAGGGCTGGGTAGAAGACGCCCCCGCCGAGAAGGGCCTGATTCAGCGCCCCTACTCGCTGGTGGGGGTGCGCGGCGACGTGGACTTCATGCTGTGGCGCATCGCCTTTGACGTGCGCGAGTTTCAGGAAGCCCAGGGCCGCCTCAACCGCACCCGCCTGATGGGCTACCTGACCCAGCCCTACAACTTCGTGTCCATGAACAAGCGCAGCCAATACGTCAACCGCGTCGAAGGCAGTGGACACGGCCTGGAAATTCTGCCGGGGCAGGGCAAATTCCTGTTTATCTACCCGTTTGTCAAGACGCGCGCCTGGTACGACCTGACGCCGCACAGCCGCCAGGGCATGATGGACGAGCATATTTTCGCCAGCGGCCCCTTCAAGGGCGTGCGGATCAACACCAGCTATTCCTACGGCATTGACGACCAGGAATTCGTGGTGAGCTTTGACTCCGACCACCCGCAGGAATTCGTGGACCTCGTTCACCGCCTGCGCTACACCGAAGCGAGCATGTATACCTTGCAAGACACGCCGATGTTTACCTGCGTGAAAAAGGACTTAGGCGAAGTGCTGGCCGACCTGGGCTGA